A genomic segment from Paralichthys olivaceus isolate ysfri-2021 chromosome 22, ASM2471397v2, whole genome shotgun sequence encodes:
- the dctn1a gene encoding dynactin subunit 1 isoform X16: protein MALNRRHSYTPRLTSALISKMSSAGIVESGKPPKIGSTVEVTGKGQRGTVAYIGATLFASGKWVGVILDEPKGKNDGTVQGKRYFTCEENHGIFVRQSQLQVVEEGSSATSPDTPEFALAKILRQKEIPETPKTSKQTPMNVKKTSRESLSSSLSGDVSEVGLTSHQGALGAPIVPQPSGSPAPVAAPVPATPSKEEESLRGQVKDLEEKLETLKMKRTEDKAKLKELEKHKIQLEQLQEWKIKMQEQQTDLQKQLKEVKKEARDAQESKDRYMEEMSDTADAIEMATLDKEMAEERAESLQVEVDSLKEKVDELSMDLEILRHEISEKGSDGAASSYHVKQLEEQNSRLKEALVRMRDLSASEKQEHVKLQKQMEKKNTELDTLRTQKEKLQEEVKLAEATIDELKEQVDAALGSEEMVETLTERNLDLEEKVRELRETVTDLEAINEMNDELQENARETEMELREQLDMGGAKVREAEKRVEAAQETVADYQQTISKYRDLTTRLQDANRDLISQQNANAEQVQQPPAELFDFKIKFAETKAYAKAIEMELRKMEVAQLNRQVSLLTSFMPDSFLRHGGDHDCILVLLLIPRLICKAELLSKQAQEKFDLNGNLVPGAGLRGPPGEQRSFASGLVYSLCLLQATLHKYEQALNTCNIEVFKRMGTLYSEMNFHERSLDYFIDLLHKDQLDETVQVEPLTKAIKYYQQLYSVHLADHTEDCTVQLADHIKFIQTALDSMGVEVARLRAFLAAGQESSGLAVLLKDLDTSCSDIRQFCKKIRRRMPGTDVVGVPAALNFGPEVSETLTECRRQLTRAVAVLQEVAAAGAQMVAPLAEQEGLNALKLEDIACNVVDQVYGSHGLSGPECLRQSCSSVIATMNKMATAMQEGEYDADKPQGKTPPVETRAATVRAEMTDAEGLGVKLEDRDTVIKEVKKSLKIKGEELSEANVRLSLLEKKLDTSTKDADERVEKIQTKLSENLALLKKKEKEFEETMDALQADIDQLEAEKAELKQRINNQSKMTIEGLRAPSASGIASIVQGSAGAGLPPSMAGPVQVVDSPLLRQQVEAQRLGIKHLKNENNRLKAEKMRAQLASLPPLCPPKLPQVSKESSMPPGGLNTGIYRRTDQLLATLLKLSAEFKVVDITGKTTVSASSQLLEQTARLQNLSDALDKLKGEVAEHVVTHQRGAKASSDFATFPVSSFVKAKEEKQGNTVLVGRVSIPCIRGHEQVHRLVLSQQQLQQVHSLLMV from the exons ATGGCTTTAAACAGGCGACATTCCTATACCCCCAGG CTGACCAGCGCACTGATCAGCAAAATGAGCAGTGCAGGAATAGTGGAGAGTGGTAAACCTCCAAAG ATTGGCTCTACAGTAGAGGTGACAGGGAAGGGTCAGCGCGGCACTGTCGCCTACATCGGCGCCACCCTCTTTGCCTCTGGGAAATGGGTGGGTGTTATACTTGATGAGCCAAAAGGCAAGAATGATGGCACCGTGCAGGGGAAACGCTACTTCACCTGTGAGGAAAATCATGGGATATTTGTCAGACAGTCGCAG CTTCAGGTGGTGGAAGAGGGCTCCAGTGCCACCTCACCAGATACTCCTGAGTTTGCTCTTGCCAAGATTCTCAGACAAAAAG AAATTCCAGAGACTCCAAAAACATCCAAACAG ACACCAATGAATGTTAAGAAG ACATCTCGTGAGAGCCTGTCGTCCTCGCTGTCTGGTGATGTCAGTGAAGTTGGACTGACCTCCCATCAGGGTGCACTGGGAGCTCCCATCGTGCCTCAGCCCAGCGGGTCACCTGCGCCAGTCGCAGCCCCAGTCCCTGCTACTCCGAGCAAG GAGGAGGAATCACTGCGAGGTCAGGTCAAAGAcctggaggagaagctggagacgctgaagatgaagaggacagaggacaagGCCAAACTGAAGGAGCTTGAAAAACACAAGATCCAGCTGGAGCAGCTTCAGGAATGGAAGATAAAAATGCAGGAGCAGCAGACTGACCTCCAGAAACAGCTTAAAGAAGTCAAGAag GAAGCCCGCGATGCACAGGAATCCAAGGACCGCTACATGGAGGAGATGTCAGACACGGCCGACGCCATTGAGATGGCAACACTGGACAAAGAAATGGCGGAGGAGCGAGCGGAGTCATTGCAAGTGGAGGTGGACAGTCTGAAAGAGAAAGTAGATGAGCTCTCCATGGACCTGGAGATTCTTAGACATGAGATTTCAGAGAAAG GCTCAGATGGAGCTGCCTCAAGTTACCATGTCAAGCAGCTGGAGGAACAGAACAGCAGACTGAAGGAGGCTCTAGTCAG GATGCGTGACCTGTCTGCCTCAGAGAAACAGGAAcatgtgaagctgcagaagcagatggagaagaagaacacTGAGCTGGACACTCTGAGGACTCAGAAGGAAAAACTGCAGGAAGAAGTCAAGCTGGCAGAGGCCACTATTGATGAACTGAAGGAGCAG GTGGATGCTGCTCTGGGCTCAGAGGAGATGGTTGAGACGCTGACAGAGAGGAACCTTGACTTGGAGGAGAAAGTCAGAGAGCTGAGAGAAACAGTCACTGATCTG GAGGCGATCAACGAGATGAATGATGAGCTCCAGGAGAATGCAAGGGAGACTGAAATGGAGCTGAGAGAGCAGCTCGACATGGGTGGTGCAAAGGTCAGAGAAGCTGAAAAACGAGTGGAGGCTGCTCAGGAGACTGTGGCTGATTACCAGCAGACCATCAGCAAATATAGGGATCTCACTACCAGGTTGCAG GATGCCAATCGGGACCTGATCAGCCAGCAGAATGCCAATGCTGAGCAAGTTCAACAGCCGCCCGCAGAACTGTTTGACTTCAAGATCAAGTTTGCAGAGACCAAGGCCTATGCCAAG GCCATTGAGATGGAGCTGAGGAAAATGGAAGTGGCTCAATTAAACAGACAGGTGTCCCTCCTTACCTCCTTCATGCCAGACTCCTTTCTCCGTCATGGTGGAGATCATGACTGTATTCTGGTCCTTCTTCTCATCCCCAGGCTCATCTGCAAG GCTGAGCTCCTCAGTAAACAAGCCCAGGAGAAGTTTGACTTGAACGGGAACCTGGTGCCGGGGGCAGGGCTCAGAGGACCTCCAGGAGAACAGCGCAGCTTTGCCTCAGGACTGGTGTACTCCCTGTGCTTGCTGCAGGCCACCCTGCACAAATATGAACA GGCTCTGAACACCTGCAACATAGAGGTTTTTAAGCGCATGGGTACACTTTACTCTGAAATGAATTTCCATGAGCGCTCCCTGGATTATTTCATTGACCTGCTGCATAAAGACCAATTGGATGAGACTGTTCAGGTGGAGCCCCTGACCAAGGCCATCAAGTACTACCag caaCTGTACAGTGTCCATCTGGCAGATCACACTGAGGACTGCACAGTGCAGCTGGCTGACCACATCAAG TTTATCCAGACCGCATTGGACTCCATGGGAGTGGAGGTGGCTCGTCTGCGGGCGTTCCTGGCTGCAGGTCAGGAAAGCTCTGGCCTTGCTGTGCTTCTGAAGGACCTGGACACTTCGTGTTCGGATATCAGACAATTCTGTAAGAAGATCCGCCGTCGCATGCCTGGAACAGATGTGGTTGGAGTACCTGCTGCTCTCAATTTTGGACCAGAG GTGTCAGAGACGCTGACAGAGTGTAGGCGCCAGCTGACCCGTGCGGTGGCCGTGCTGCAGGAGGTGGCTGCAGCTGGGGCTCAGATGGTTGCTCCGCTGGCAGAACAAGAGGGTCTCAACGCTCTCAAGCTGGAGGATATTGCCTGCAACGTTGTGGATCAG GTGTATGGCTCCCATGGCCTGAGTGGCCCAGAGTGTCTGCGtcaatcctgcagctctgtcatTGCTACCATGAACAAGATGGCTACAGCCATGCAGGAAGGAGAGTATGATGCTGACAAACCTCAGGGCAAG ACTCCTCCTGTGGAAACGAGAGCTGCCACCGTCAGGGCTGAGATGACTGATGCTGAGGGTCTAGGTGTTAAACtagaagacagagacacagtcatCAAGGAGGTCAAGAAGTCTCTTAAGATCAAG GGTGAGGAGCTGAGTGAGGCCAACGTCCGCCTGAGCCTGCTAGAGAAAAAGCTGGACACCTCCACCAAAGATGCAGATGAACGGGTGGAGAAGATCCAGACCAAACTCAGCGAGAATCTCGCCCTgctgaagaagaaagagaa GGAGTTTGAGGAGACAATGGATGCTCTGCAGGCTGATATCGACCAGCTGGAGGCAGAGAAGGCAGAGCTGAAACAACGCATCAATAACCAATCAAAGATGACCATCGAAGGCCTAAGAGCCCCGTCTGCCTCTGGTATAGCCTCCATTGTTCAAGGATCTGCAGGAG CAGGGCTGCCTCCATCCATGGCGGGGCCAGTGCAGGTGGTGGACTCTCCCCTCCTCCGGCAGCAGGTCGAGGCTCAGAGACTGGGCATCAAACACCTcaagaatgaaaacaacagactCAAG GCTGAGAAGATGAGAGCCCAGCTGGCCTCCCTGCCTCCACTCTGCCCCCCCAAACTGCCACAAGTGTCCAAAGAAAGCTCCATGCCTCCAGGGGGACTGAACACAGGCATCTATCGCAGGACTGACCAACTGCTGGCGACACTGCTCAAGCTGAGTGCAGAGTTTAAAGTGGTGGACATCACTGGGAAGACAACAG TTAGTGCCAGTTCCCAGCTGCTGGAGCAGACGGCTCGACTGCAGAACCTCAGTGATGCTCTGGACAAACTCAAG GGAGAAGTAGCTGAACATGTGGTCACGCATCAGCGTGGAGCCAAGGCTTCCTCTGACTTCGCCACATTCCCAGTGTCGTCCTTTGTTAAG GCCAAGGAAGAAAAGCAGGGGAATACGGTGCTTGTGGGTCGTGTTTCCATTCCATGCATCCGCGGACACGAACAAGTCCACCGCCTCGTCCTATCCCAGCAGCAGCTACAGCAAGTACACAGCCTCCTGATGGTGTAG
- the dctn1a gene encoding dynactin subunit 1 isoform X18, which translates to MALNRRHSYTPRLTSALISKMSSAGIVESGKPPKIGSTVEVTGKGQRGTVAYIGATLFASGKWVGVILDEPKGKNDGTVQGKRYFTCEENHGIFVRQSQLQVVEEGSSATSPDTPEFALAKILRQKEIPETPKTSKQTSRESLSSSLSGDVSEVGLTSHQGALGAPIVPQPSGSPAPVAAPVPATPSKEEESLRGQVKDLEEKLETLKMKRTEDKAKLKELEKHKIQLEQLQEWKIKMQEQQTDLQKQLKEVKKEARDAQESKDRYMEEMSDTADAIEMATLDKEMAEERAESLQVEVDSLKEKVDELSMDLEILRHEISEKGSDGAASSYHVKQLEEQNSRLKEALVRMRDLSASEKQEHVKLQKQMEKKNTELDTLRTQKEKLQEEVKLAEATIDELKEQVDAALGSEEMVETLTERNLDLEEKVRELRETVTDLEAINEMNDELQENARETEMELREQLDMGGAKVREAEKRVEAAQETVADYQQTISKYRDLTTRLQDANRDLISQQNANAEQVQQPPAELFDFKIKFAETKAYAKAIEMELRKMEVAQLNRQVSLLTSFMPDSFLRHGGDHDCILVLLLIPRLICKAELLSKQAQEKFDLNGNLVPGAGLRGPPGEQRSFASGLVYSLCLLQATLHKYEQALNTCNIEVFKRMGTLYSEMNFHERSLDYFIDLLHKDQLDETVQVEPLTKAIKYYQQLYSVHLADHTEDCTVQLADHIKFIQTALDSMGVEVARLRAFLAAGQESSGLAVLLKDLDTSCSDIRQFCKKIRRRMPGTDVVGVPAALNFGPEVSETLTECRRQLTRAVAVLQEVAAAGAQMVAPLAEQEGLNALKLEDIACNVVDQVYGSHGLSGPECLRQSCSSVIATMNKMATAMQEGEYDADKPQGKTPPVETRAATVRAEMTDAEGLGVKLEDRDTVIKEVKKSLKIKGEELSEANVRLSLLEKKLDTSTKDADERVEKIQTKLSENLALLKKKEKEFEETMDALQADIDQLEAEKAELKQRINNQSKMTIEGLRAPSASGIASIVQGSAGAGLPPSMAGPVQVVDSPLLRQQVEAQRLGIKHLKNENNRLKAEKMRAQLASLPPLCPPKLPQVSKESSMPPGGLNTGIYRRTDQLLATLLKLSAEFKVVDITGKTTVSASSQLLEQTARLQNLSDALDKLKGEVAEHVVTHQRGAKASSDFATFPVSSFVKAKEEKQGNTVLVGRVSIPCIRGHEQVHRLVLSQQQLQQVHSLLMV; encoded by the exons ATGGCTTTAAACAGGCGACATTCCTATACCCCCAGG CTGACCAGCGCACTGATCAGCAAAATGAGCAGTGCAGGAATAGTGGAGAGTGGTAAACCTCCAAAG ATTGGCTCTACAGTAGAGGTGACAGGGAAGGGTCAGCGCGGCACTGTCGCCTACATCGGCGCCACCCTCTTTGCCTCTGGGAAATGGGTGGGTGTTATACTTGATGAGCCAAAAGGCAAGAATGATGGCACCGTGCAGGGGAAACGCTACTTCACCTGTGAGGAAAATCATGGGATATTTGTCAGACAGTCGCAG CTTCAGGTGGTGGAAGAGGGCTCCAGTGCCACCTCACCAGATACTCCTGAGTTTGCTCTTGCCAAGATTCTCAGACAAAAAG AAATTCCAGAGACTCCAAAAACATCCAAACAG ACATCTCGTGAGAGCCTGTCGTCCTCGCTGTCTGGTGATGTCAGTGAAGTTGGACTGACCTCCCATCAGGGTGCACTGGGAGCTCCCATCGTGCCTCAGCCCAGCGGGTCACCTGCGCCAGTCGCAGCCCCAGTCCCTGCTACTCCGAGCAAG GAGGAGGAATCACTGCGAGGTCAGGTCAAAGAcctggaggagaagctggagacgctgaagatgaagaggacagaggacaagGCCAAACTGAAGGAGCTTGAAAAACACAAGATCCAGCTGGAGCAGCTTCAGGAATGGAAGATAAAAATGCAGGAGCAGCAGACTGACCTCCAGAAACAGCTTAAAGAAGTCAAGAag GAAGCCCGCGATGCACAGGAATCCAAGGACCGCTACATGGAGGAGATGTCAGACACGGCCGACGCCATTGAGATGGCAACACTGGACAAAGAAATGGCGGAGGAGCGAGCGGAGTCATTGCAAGTGGAGGTGGACAGTCTGAAAGAGAAAGTAGATGAGCTCTCCATGGACCTGGAGATTCTTAGACATGAGATTTCAGAGAAAG GCTCAGATGGAGCTGCCTCAAGTTACCATGTCAAGCAGCTGGAGGAACAGAACAGCAGACTGAAGGAGGCTCTAGTCAG GATGCGTGACCTGTCTGCCTCAGAGAAACAGGAAcatgtgaagctgcagaagcagatggagaagaagaacacTGAGCTGGACACTCTGAGGACTCAGAAGGAAAAACTGCAGGAAGAAGTCAAGCTGGCAGAGGCCACTATTGATGAACTGAAGGAGCAG GTGGATGCTGCTCTGGGCTCAGAGGAGATGGTTGAGACGCTGACAGAGAGGAACCTTGACTTGGAGGAGAAAGTCAGAGAGCTGAGAGAAACAGTCACTGATCTG GAGGCGATCAACGAGATGAATGATGAGCTCCAGGAGAATGCAAGGGAGACTGAAATGGAGCTGAGAGAGCAGCTCGACATGGGTGGTGCAAAGGTCAGAGAAGCTGAAAAACGAGTGGAGGCTGCTCAGGAGACTGTGGCTGATTACCAGCAGACCATCAGCAAATATAGGGATCTCACTACCAGGTTGCAG GATGCCAATCGGGACCTGATCAGCCAGCAGAATGCCAATGCTGAGCAAGTTCAACAGCCGCCCGCAGAACTGTTTGACTTCAAGATCAAGTTTGCAGAGACCAAGGCCTATGCCAAG GCCATTGAGATGGAGCTGAGGAAAATGGAAGTGGCTCAATTAAACAGACAGGTGTCCCTCCTTACCTCCTTCATGCCAGACTCCTTTCTCCGTCATGGTGGAGATCATGACTGTATTCTGGTCCTTCTTCTCATCCCCAGGCTCATCTGCAAG GCTGAGCTCCTCAGTAAACAAGCCCAGGAGAAGTTTGACTTGAACGGGAACCTGGTGCCGGGGGCAGGGCTCAGAGGACCTCCAGGAGAACAGCGCAGCTTTGCCTCAGGACTGGTGTACTCCCTGTGCTTGCTGCAGGCCACCCTGCACAAATATGAACA GGCTCTGAACACCTGCAACATAGAGGTTTTTAAGCGCATGGGTACACTTTACTCTGAAATGAATTTCCATGAGCGCTCCCTGGATTATTTCATTGACCTGCTGCATAAAGACCAATTGGATGAGACTGTTCAGGTGGAGCCCCTGACCAAGGCCATCAAGTACTACCag caaCTGTACAGTGTCCATCTGGCAGATCACACTGAGGACTGCACAGTGCAGCTGGCTGACCACATCAAG TTTATCCAGACCGCATTGGACTCCATGGGAGTGGAGGTGGCTCGTCTGCGGGCGTTCCTGGCTGCAGGTCAGGAAAGCTCTGGCCTTGCTGTGCTTCTGAAGGACCTGGACACTTCGTGTTCGGATATCAGACAATTCTGTAAGAAGATCCGCCGTCGCATGCCTGGAACAGATGTGGTTGGAGTACCTGCTGCTCTCAATTTTGGACCAGAG GTGTCAGAGACGCTGACAGAGTGTAGGCGCCAGCTGACCCGTGCGGTGGCCGTGCTGCAGGAGGTGGCTGCAGCTGGGGCTCAGATGGTTGCTCCGCTGGCAGAACAAGAGGGTCTCAACGCTCTCAAGCTGGAGGATATTGCCTGCAACGTTGTGGATCAG GTGTATGGCTCCCATGGCCTGAGTGGCCCAGAGTGTCTGCGtcaatcctgcagctctgtcatTGCTACCATGAACAAGATGGCTACAGCCATGCAGGAAGGAGAGTATGATGCTGACAAACCTCAGGGCAAG ACTCCTCCTGTGGAAACGAGAGCTGCCACCGTCAGGGCTGAGATGACTGATGCTGAGGGTCTAGGTGTTAAACtagaagacagagacacagtcatCAAGGAGGTCAAGAAGTCTCTTAAGATCAAG GGTGAGGAGCTGAGTGAGGCCAACGTCCGCCTGAGCCTGCTAGAGAAAAAGCTGGACACCTCCACCAAAGATGCAGATGAACGGGTGGAGAAGATCCAGACCAAACTCAGCGAGAATCTCGCCCTgctgaagaagaaagagaa GGAGTTTGAGGAGACAATGGATGCTCTGCAGGCTGATATCGACCAGCTGGAGGCAGAGAAGGCAGAGCTGAAACAACGCATCAATAACCAATCAAAGATGACCATCGAAGGCCTAAGAGCCCCGTCTGCCTCTGGTATAGCCTCCATTGTTCAAGGATCTGCAGGAG CAGGGCTGCCTCCATCCATGGCGGGGCCAGTGCAGGTGGTGGACTCTCCCCTCCTCCGGCAGCAGGTCGAGGCTCAGAGACTGGGCATCAAACACCTcaagaatgaaaacaacagactCAAG GCTGAGAAGATGAGAGCCCAGCTGGCCTCCCTGCCTCCACTCTGCCCCCCCAAACTGCCACAAGTGTCCAAAGAAAGCTCCATGCCTCCAGGGGGACTGAACACAGGCATCTATCGCAGGACTGACCAACTGCTGGCGACACTGCTCAAGCTGAGTGCAGAGTTTAAAGTGGTGGACATCACTGGGAAGACAACAG TTAGTGCCAGTTCCCAGCTGCTGGAGCAGACGGCTCGACTGCAGAACCTCAGTGATGCTCTGGACAAACTCAAG GGAGAAGTAGCTGAACATGTGGTCACGCATCAGCGTGGAGCCAAGGCTTCCTCTGACTTCGCCACATTCCCAGTGTCGTCCTTTGTTAAG GCCAAGGAAGAAAAGCAGGGGAATACGGTGCTTGTGGGTCGTGTTTCCATTCCATGCATCCGCGGACACGAACAAGTCCACCGCCTCGTCCTATCCCAGCAGCAGCTACAGCAAGTACACAGCCTCCTGATGGTGTAG